Proteins from one Sarcophilus harrisii chromosome 2, mSarHar1.11, whole genome shotgun sequence genomic window:
- the CCDC9B gene encoding LOW QUALITY PROTEIN: coiled-coil domain-containing protein 9B (The sequence of the model RefSeq protein was modified relative to this genomic sequence to represent the inferred CDS: deleted 1 base in 1 codon), with product MISRAKQQSRLGEAGRGPGPALRWALASPGSCSQSPAAAAAMYPAGTGVADSLLRKKEQKDEELDRRIVALRRKNQALLRRYQEIEEDRRQAEKEGMAVTAPRPPRADGLTITITKAHSEKRVVNDRRASSHPNSLGPGVNNEEELGEQEEEEDEEEEDDHTFTFRLGKRVQLAVTMENKVKGKRIVSTKARSQRDESTLRGGSSLGSPMQIAITMEPGQKAVGPGSQELGRDYVRWKQEREQIDLARLARHRDAQGEWRRPWDLDKSKHMFQDASKARDLSISGGSSKKGPRNYRKFQSRPLPPDERGSSAHSGNLGKPKVPAMSSKARGKDRLTGRARRWDTKEGEEQSCPREESESQGSHNTQRSQNEEDDKQRVKRVEHSDQCGSQEPGTGLPSLDGPQRERVAKPSASHTGSSSEPRSPRKVVPVLPFFSPGDANSPAARGSRPSAGASLEGSSLPSPDPSEQAQKLSHNMAELSIQEGPEQKMRLQEPREDGAGQAGSQGQPSQKSQPRAKSDEKSGEQD from the exons ATGATCTCGCGTGCGAAGCAGCAGAGCCGGCTGGGAGAGGCCGGCCGAGGCCCAGGTCCGGCTCTGCGCTGG GCTCTGGCTTCCCCGGGGAGCTGCTCGCAgagccccgccgccgccgccgccatgtACCCCGCT GGGACTGGGGTGGCTGACTCTCTGCTTCGCAAGAAAGAGCAGAAGGATGAAGAGCTGGACAGGAGAATTGTGGCACTTAGAAGGAAGAACCAAGCATTATTGCGGAGGTATCAG GAGATTGAGGAAGACCGGAGGCAGGCAGAGAAGGAGGGTATGGCAGTGACTGCTCCTCGGCCACCTCGGGCAGACGGACTTACCATTACCATTACAAAGGCTCACAGT GAGAAGCGGGTGGTGAATGATAGGAGAGCAAGCAGTCATCCTAACAGCCTGGGCCCAGGAGTGAACAATGAGGAGGAACTTGGggagcaggaggaagaagaggatgaggaagaagaggatgatcACACCTTTACCTTTCGGTTGGGGAAGCGGGTCCAGTTGGCAGTGACCATGGAGAACAAAGTCAAG GGCAAGAGGATTGTGTCAACTAAGGCTAGGAGTCAAAGAGACGAAAGCACTCTGAGAGGGGGCTCCAGCCTAGGAAGCCCCATGCAGATAGCAATCACTATGGAACCTGGACAAAAG GCTGTGGGCCCAGGGTCCCAGGAGCTTGGGAGGGATTATGTTCGATGGAAGCAAGAGCGGGAACAGATTGACCTTGCACGTCTGGCACGGCACAGGGATGCTCAGGGAGAGTGGCGTCGTCCTTGGGATCTGGACAAGTCTAAGCATAT GTTTCAGGATGCCAGCAAAGCCAGGGATCTGAGCATATCAGGGGGTAGCAGCAAAAAGG GACCCAGGAATTACCGGAAGTTCCAGTCTAGGCCATTACCCCCTGATGAAAGAG GTAGCAGTGCTCACAGTGGGAACCTAGGTAAACCCAAGGTACCGGCCATGAGCAGTAAAGCCCGTGGGAAGGACAGGCTAACTGGCCGGGCCCGCAG GTGGGATACGAAAGAGGGAGAGGAGCAATCCTGCCCCAGAGAGGAGTCCGAGAGTCAG GGTTCTCACAACACACAGAGGTCACAGAATGAGGAGGATGACAAGCAGAGAGTAAAGAGGGTGGAACACAGTGACCAGTGTGGCAGTCAGGAGCCCGGCACCGGTCTGCCCAGCCTGGACGGGccccagagagagagagtagcCAAGCCCAGTGCCAGCCACACAGGGTCCAGCTCAGAGCCGCGGTCCCCCCGGAAGGTCGTGCCTgtgcttcctttcttctccccaggAGACGCCAACAGCCCTGCGGCCAGAGGCAGCCGGCCAAGTGCGGGAGCCAGCCTCGAGGGGAGCAGCCTCCCCTCTCCTGACCCTTCAGAGCAAGCCCAGAAGCTGAGCCACAATATGGCAGAGCTGAGCATCCAAGAGGGCCCTGAGCAGAAGATGAGGCTCCAGGAACCTAGGGAGGATGGTGCAGGCCAGGCTGGAAGTCAGGGGCAGCCCTCCCAGAAAAGCCAGCCAAGGGCAAAGAGCGACGAGAAGAGTGGCGAGCAGGATTGA